One genomic segment of Ctenopharyngodon idella isolate HZGC_01 chromosome 7, HZGC01, whole genome shotgun sequence includes these proteins:
- the sod3a gene encoding extracellular superoxide dismutase has protein sequence MEKIILKFPLILLVLHIQGDEFSDNPVLLIVGAPQPEVVEFNNTIYATCEVTPVPNLPSSQPEIFGQVLFKQLLPNGTLEVKINLRGLPAVDNQVRAIHIHQYGDLSQGCITVGPHYNPQGVDHPGHPGDLGNFVSKQGVIRQFLKLPEAKLFGAQSILGRAVVIHEKEDDLGLGSDEESKRSGNAGKRIAGCVIGITTPSLWQKTEPGEDVEEGTESQR, from the coding sequence ATGGAGAAAATCATCCTAAAATTCCCTCTGATATTGCTGGTGCTGCATATACAAGGAGATGAGTTCTCTGACAATCCAGTTCTTTTGATTGTCGGAGCTCCACAGCCGGAAGTCGTGGAGTTCAACAACACAATCTATGCCACTTGTGAAGTAACTCCTGTCCCCAATTTACCATCTAGCCAGCCAGAGATCTTTGGGCAAGTCCTCTTCAAGCAGCTCTTACCCAATGGAACTTTAGAAGTGAAAATCAACCTCCGTGGTTTGCCTGCCGTTGATAATCAAGTGCGTGCCATCCATATCCATCAGTATGGAGACCTCAGTCAAGGCTGCATCACTGTTGGTCCTCATTACAATCCGCAGGGCGTCGACCACCCTGGTCATCCTGGAGACCTGGGCAACTTTGTTTCTAAGCAAGGAGTTATAAGGCAGTTCCTGAAGCTCCCAGAGGCCAAGCTCTTTGGGGCTCAATCCATTCTGGGACGTGCGGTGGTGATTCATGAGAAGGAGGATGATCTGGGATTGGGCTCAGATGAGGAGAGTAAACGCAGTGGGAATGCTGGGAAGAGAATTGCTGGCTGTGTGATTGGCATTACTACTCCAAGCCTGTGGCAGAAGACTGAACCCGGGGAAGATGTGGAGGAGGGAACCGAGAGTCAAAGATGA